The stretch of DNA CCTCGACGTCGGTCTCCGACGCCGATGCTCGCCGCCTGATGAAGGCGGTCCCCAGCGATGTCATCGTGCTCTTCGATGAGGCCTATATCCACTTCAATACGGCTGCCGATACCAGTGTGGCCATGGATCTTTATCGTGAATACCCGAATATCGTCGTGGCGCACACCTTCTCCAAGGCCTACGGTCTGGCCGGCTTGCGTATCGGCTACGGCATCGCCAGGGCCGACGTGGCTGCCGGCATGCGCAAGATGTCGATTCCCTTCGGCGTTACGCAGACTGCCCAGGTCGCGGCCGTCGCTTCCCTTGATGCCAAGGATGAACTGATGAAGCGCGTGCAGGCGCTGATCGGCGAACGCGGCCGTATCGTTAAGGCGCTGCGCGAGCAGGGTTGGGACTTCCCGGATCCGTATGCGAACTTCTTCTGGCTGCCGCTTGGATCCAAAACCGCTGAGGCCGAGTCCCGCTTCAAGGCTGCGGGCCTGTCCACGCGTGTGTTCGACGGCGAGGGCATCCGCATTTCCATCGGCGAGACCGAAGCCAATGACAAGGTCATCGAAGTCTGCCAGTCGCTGAAGGATGACGGTATCGCCTGAACG from Bifidobacterium sp. ESL0800 encodes:
- a CDS encoding histidinol-phosphate transaminase, which codes for MTFKHRAIVDTIPAYKQGKPAPALAGQRSFKISSNENPYPPLPSVQKAIEDQALDRINRYPDMSGWQVVSRLAKDYEVDPAEIVLGCGSTEVITQLVDLLAGPGDEVIYPWRSFEAYPIIVSGAGAASVQIANRPDGGHDIDAMIAAINSRTRLIIVNNPNNPTSTSVSDADARRLMKAVPSDVIVLFDEAYIHFNTAADTSVAMDLYREYPNIVVAHTFSKAYGLAGLRIGYGIARADVAAGMRKMSIPFGVTQTAQVAAVASLDAKDELMKRVQALIGERGRIVKALREQGWDFPDPYANFFWLPLGSKTAEAESRFKAAGLSTRVFDGEGIRISIGETEANDKVIEVCQSLKDDGIA